Genomic segment of Primulina tabacum isolate GXHZ01 chromosome 11, ASM2559414v2, whole genome shotgun sequence:
TGAGTCGTCATTCAATCTGAGGTTGGTTGTGAAATTGCCAGCTCTATGTTTCTGAATTTTCTGTTATGGACTTGTATCTTatatcatttttaatatttatgataGGCTCCAAATTCCAAAATATGCTGAAAGATAATAGTTTGTTAAGCTAGGTAGTGCAAACACGAATTTCTGTCTGAAATGATCAAGTGCAGTTTTACTTAACGCTGTCTTAAAAATGAAGTAATTATCAATGGTATCAAACAAAAGTTGAGAGCAATCAGTATATTTTTTTGCTCGCTTTCATGTTAATATGTACAATATTTGAACATTTTCCTTGGTAAGAAACTTCTGAAGAAATGATGTTTCTATgtcaatatttttcttaatgTTTGGACCATTGTGCAGCTTGAAGGAactgaaaatgatattttcctTGGTTTGCTTCGGATGTTTGCATATGGTACATGGAGTGAATACAAAAGTAAGTGGCCAATCTGTTCAATTATCAATTTTCCCAGGTTTTCAATTTTATGTCTCAAATTTGCCTGAATTAATTAGTAAAATTATTAATGGTTATAATATTGTTTGGACTTGCACGGTCTCTCAAGTCTCAAAATGTCTTTACTGTGCCTATAACTGTTAATGTATTATATAGTGTTCAATGCTGCCGCCATGATATGTTTCTTTCAATTTGGTGGTTTCTCCATGCATTAGTTTTACAGATTAATTGTGCTGCAGGTGATGTCAGCAGGCTTCCACAATTGGTTCCGGAGCAAGTCCTTAAGCTAAAGCAGCTGACAGTGCTCACTTTGGCGGAGGCAAATAAGGTTCAATGACTTCTTTTTTCTAGTGGGCTCGCCTATGGTTGTGCAGTTGTGTGTTAGTTGAAAATGTGAGAGATTTGATTGTTAGCTATGTTTTTGGTTTCCTTTTTATTTGGTATTACTGTATTAGTTATACTGGTCTTCGACTTTCCTGTCTTTCGTAATTGTTTGCGAGCATATGAACTTTTTGGCCCTTGGACAGGTATTGCCATATGATACATTGATGCATGAGATGGATGTTACAAATGTTCGTGAATTGGAGGATTTTCTCATTAATGACTGTATGTACGTGGTAGGTTTCATTTCGCTACTCATTCCTGACCAACCATTAAATTGACTCTAACTTTTGGTTCTTTCAGATACGGTGTTTGCTTTAAACAACAATGTATTTTTGTATTGTTTGTCTGCAATGTTTTTGTTTCCTTTGAACAAGTTATCCATCTTGTTCATTATTTTACCTTTTAAATTTATATGCTTcatatttcatattttagatAAAGGACCCGTGATCTTGACAGTAAAATAGACAGACATTTATTTTGATTCTTTGAAaaattttatatgataaatgttattttggttGCTTATATGAACAGGGGATAGTCAGAGGAAAGCTGGACCAATTGCGACGATGCTTTGAGGTCAATATTATAGTTTTTTAACCTCCAGTAGCAGATCACTTATTTGGCGATAATTAATTGCTAATCTACTGTTTGTATGAGCTTGTAGGTGCAATTTGCCGCAGGGAGGGATCTCAGACCTGGACAATTGGGTGGTATGATCAGAACGCTGTCAAATTGgtaatatttctttcctgagggttaaatttttgtatattatgtttgtaccTATGCATCTTTACTGCTTGAGTTTCTTAATATAGATTGATTTGTGTGGCATATTCCAGTCTCGGAAAGTATTTACCGTGTTGGGGAAAACAATACAAATATTAAATTCTAGAGTAAATATTTGCTATTTTATGTTCAGTAGCTGCTTCGAAGATTGGAGGATGATTCAAATTGGCACTTATTCCATCTCTCGTTTGGAAGTTGCCTCTATCATTCCACACACTTGCTTGCCTTTTGATTAAAATCTTTCTCGGGGATCCTCATGTTGGAGTTCTTTGCATGGTATATGATGATAGTATGATTGCCTGTGGCTGTCTGGCATTAAATTCATGTTAATAAACAGCTGACATAGCAGAAGCCTGCTTCAGTTCTTGTGTTATCATATCTTGTTATAAATTTGGTGCGAGAAAATGAATGTAATACGATTTTCAACTCTGATTTTTTGCAACGCTTTCCTTTCTATAGCTGCATGTTTTCCATCTAGTATCTAAATTATTTATGTAAATCTTTTTTTTATTCTCTTAGGTTGTCCACTTCAGAAAATCTTCTTGTCTCAATTCAAGATAAGATTAAATGGGCAGATTCTATGAGTGAAATGGACAAGAAGCACAAAAAGGAAGTAGAAGAAAAAATTGACGACTTGAAGAAGACACTATCTGTGAAGGTCAGTTACTTTTGTCAGTGAAATAGACAATATTCTCTGTTTCAATGTAGTGTCATTCAGTTTACTGCATGTGTGAGTTTTGCTGCTAAATATGAAAGCTGCTTGATGGCGTCGTGAATTTCGATCAAACTGTGTCAGGAGAGGATGCTAGGCTCTCTAGAATTGACTTGAGCACTTAGGTACCTTAACTTTCTCCTTATGTTGATGAAAATTTGATGCTCAGTTCAtggatatttttgaaattttaatttcatgaaacTGAGCAATTCTGCTTGGTCAATTGCGGGCATTTATACTAAAActgatttatattaaaattcaaTTGTTTACTTGTTTGATGTAATAAATAATACGTTAAAAGTTTTAGTTTTTGCCACTTTCCTTCTGAATGCATTTGCAAAGTTTATTTGGCTGGCACATGGCCTTTCTTAGTTTCACAACTTGATGCTTGtgatatatgttttcttttcttttacaaACCATGGCACATACGCATGCAAACTCTATGTGTGTTTTTCGGTGTATCTTACTTACGTTGTGGCAGAAGTTACAAACTGTGAGCAGGCCGACCTTGATCACCGAGGGCATGAAGAGATCACTTCTGAACTGGGTGGAGTGAT
This window contains:
- the LOC142518131 gene encoding COP9 signalosome complex subunit 7-like isoform X4 encodes the protein MDIEQKQAEHIDYFVKQASNLKGSALANVIVEATSHPALFAFSEILSVPSVIELEGTENDIFLGLLRMFAYGTWSEYKSDVSRLPQLVPEQVLKLKQLTVLTLAEANKVLPYDTLMHEMDVTNVRELEDFLINDCMYVGIVRGKLDQLRRCFEVQFAAGRDLRPGQLGGMIRTLSNWLSTSENLLVSIQDKIKWADSMSEMDKKHKKEVEEKIDDLKKTLSVKLQTVSRPTLITEGMKRSLLNWVE
- the LOC142518131 gene encoding COP9 signalosome complex subunit 7-like isoform X2 encodes the protein MDIEQKQAEHIDYFVKQASNLKGSALANVIVEATSHPALFAFSEILSVPSVIELEGTENDIFLGLLRMFAYGTWSEYKSDVSRLPQLVPEQVLKLKQLTVLTLAEANKVLPYDTLMHEMDVTNVRELEDFLINDCMYVGIVRGKLDQLRRCFEVQFAAGRDLRPGQLGGMIRTLSNWLSTSENLLVSIQDKIKWADSMSEMDKKHKKEVEEKIDDLKKTLSVKADLDHRGHEEITSELGGVMDYEEDRSRSKRR
- the LOC142518131 gene encoding COP9 signalosome complex subunit 7-like isoform X3 encodes the protein MDIEQKQAEHIDYFVKQASNLKGSALANVIVEATSHPALFAFSEILSVPSVIELEGTENDIFLGLLRMFAYGTWSEYKSDVSRLPQLVPEQVLKLKQLTVLTLAEANKVLPYDTLMHEMDVTNVRELEDFLINDCMYVGIVRGKLDQLRRCFEVQFAAGRDLRPGQLGGMIRTLSNWLSTSENLLVSIQDKIKWADSMSEMDKKHKKEVEEKIDDLKKTLSVKKLQTVSRPTLITEGMKRSLLNWVE
- the LOC142518131 gene encoding COP9 signalosome complex subunit 7-like isoform X1: MDIEQKQAEHIDYFVKQASNLKGSALANVIVEATSHPALFAFSEILSVPSVIELEGTENDIFLGLLRMFAYGTWSEYKSDVSRLPQLVPEQVLKLKQLTVLTLAEANKVLPYDTLMHEMDVTNVRELEDFLINDCMYVGIVRGKLDQLRRCFEVQFAAGRDLRPGQLGGMIRTLSNWLSTSENLLVSIQDKIKWADSMSEMDKKHKKEVEEKIDDLKKTLSVKADLDHRGHEEITSELGGVMDYEEDRSRSKRRRHPIGRGDKIEIEIEIERRTLDESVRHLAIFWTPWYWDDDVLVERRRSFSIRPVSPPRN